The sequence TAGCGCAGCCATAACAGCATGAAGCCCATAAATCCAGTAATCTCCTCGTCCGAGAGAACTAGAACGTTGGCGTGTTTGAACCCGTTTATTTCCTTGCCGAGACAGATCAGGCACGGAGTTAGAGGGGCGGCGAGACTGTGAAAACGATTTTTTGACCATAAACTTCTCTATAATCGTCTTATGCTCATTGACATAGCCCGAAATGATACTTATTAAACAGTCAACCTTTTGGAGGGGTGCCCGAGTGGCTAAAGGGGGCGGACTGTAAATCCGCTGGCGTACGCCTACGTTGGTTCGAATCCAACCCCCTCCACCATTATTTTCATCATAAAATAGAAAATAATCTCATAAATGGCCAAAATAGCCAGTTTGTGATGATGGTGCCTTCAATAAAATGTAGCTTGTTAAGTACATTGAAGCCAGCAAAGGCAAATGAAATACTAACAAGAAATGACGGTTTGATGTAGTTCTGCAAGAACGAAACTGTACAATCCTGTTCAAATACCCCGCCAGTCCTATATAAAAAAATATTCTAAAATTAGCGATATTGTAATATTTATGTGTTTTCGACACATTGTGGAATCATTATATGAAAACAATAAAATTGTCCTTTTTTATGACATCATTGCTGTTGTTGGGAGCGTGTAGTTCAAGTGGGAATGTGAGTATTAGGAAAGAAACATCGGCAACGATTGATACTAAAGTGGTTGATGGGACTACAACCAAGGATCAGGTGAGGAAACTGTTTGGTGATCCTAAAGAAACAAGCTTTACCGATAGCGGCCATGAACTCTGGAAGTATACGTTCGAAAGAGAGCAGATTGATGCCACTAACCTCATTCCTTATTATGGAGCTTTTTCCAATGGTACACATGGTAAGAAAAAAACATTAACCATAATTTTTGATGGCGATAAGGTTTGGCATCATGTTTTAAGTGAATCAAAAGTGCAGAAACATAGTGGTATATTTGGGTGAAAATACTCAAAATTATTTCTTTAATAAAGAATAAGCATGTATCTTTACTGATATTATAAATATTTTATGAGTTAAGATTTATGTGAGAGGCAAGAAAAATTTAAGTAGTTAGAATTTTATGTTGCAGGTCCACTCTTAAAATTACTTTTAATGATGGCCTGCACATAATTTCAGAAAACTTAAACTAAGCTTTCTGAGCCTGGGCTAAAGCTTGTTCAAGATCAGCTATAATATCGTCAGGATGTTCTAACCCGACTGAAAGACGCACATAGCCAGGTGATACACCCGCAGCTTTTTGTTCAGTCGGGGTTAATTGGGAGTGAGTGGTTGAAGCAGGGTGAATGGCAAGGCTGCGTGCATCGCCAATATTAGCGACGTGATAAAGAAGCTTTAGTGAATCGATAAAGCGTTTTCCACCTTCCACGCCGTTAGACAGTTCAAACCCAACAAGTCCACCATATCTGCCGTTAAAATAGGTTTGAGCCCGTTTAAAAGTCTCTCCTTTATGTAAGGCAGGATATATTACTTTTGAAACGGCTTTGTGCCTCTTGAGGTAGTGGGCAATTAAAGCAGCATTTTCGCAATGACGTTCCATTCTTAATGGGAGGGTTTCAACGCCTTGAATGAGCTGGAAGGCGTTAAAGGGTGATAAAGCCGCTCCTAAGTCGCGTAGCAACACAGCGCGTAGGCGTAATGCATAGGCAATAGGTCCAAATTTCTTTGCCGCTTCGCTCCAGATTAAGCCGTGATAGCTGGGGTCAGGCGTTGTTAGGAGAGGGTGGCGTTTTGGGGTTTTGTCCCAATCAAAGGTGCCACTATCAATAATAATGCCTCCGATAGATGTGCCGTGCCCCCTATATATTTGGTCGTGGAATAAATAACGATGGCGGCTCCGTGTTCCAATGGTTTGGCAATTAAGGGAGCGGCTGTATTATCGACGATAAGAGGAATATTATGTGTGCGTCCGAGTGAGGCAATTTCTGCCAAAGGAGGTACGACTAATTTAGGGTTTGGTAGCATTTCCAGATACCATCCCCTTGTGCGTTCATCACTTGCTTTTAGAAAGGCTTGAGGGTCGGAAGGATCAACAAAGCGCACATCAATACCCATATTGCGCAGCGTATGGGTAAAGAGATTCCACGTTCCTCCGTAAATATCAGTGCTGCTGACAATATTATCTCCAGCCTGGGCAATTGTTTGAACAGCCATGGCCGAAGCTGCTTGTCCTGATGAAACAGCAACAGCAGCAACACCCCTTCTAAGGCAGCAAGACGTTGTTCAAGCACGTCTATAGTGGGGTTGCCGAGGCGGGTATAAATTGGCCCTGCTTCTTGCAAACTAAAGCGTTTGGCCGCCTGGTCACTATCTGCAAATTGGTAGGAGGTGGTTTGATGAATGGGTGGTACGACAGAGCCTGTGATTAAGTCTGCACGCCAGCCCGCATGTAGGGCTAATGTTTCTGGATGAAGGGTTTTAGGTAAGTCGTTATCATTCATAAAAGGCTCTTAAATAATAAAATTAGAAAGAAGCCTCTACGTTACGAATATTTCGAATGTTTCTTCAATCTTTGTAAGGACGTTTTATCAAAATAGTGCGTTATTTACGGTGTTTTGGATGGTAGAGAGTGCGAAAAATGACATCTAGCCATGGCAGGCTGATGGCATAATTATGCTCTTCGGTCATATAATGATGCAATAAATGGTGCTTTTTGAGCCATGATAGCGGGAAGCTTTTCATGCGAAAATTATGCGTGGCGTAATGAATTGTATCATAGAGTGCATATCCCAGGAAAAACCCTGCAAAAAATGCGCTTCCAAAGCCAGCGCCGCCACACCAGATTGATACTGACCAGATAATTATGCCCACTGGGAGGGTAACGATTAGTGGCATAATCGTGCGAAGAGGGTGGTTGGGTTGGATATGATGGTTACCGTGGAAGATATAGACCATTTTTTGGAGATAGGGATTATTGCTTTTGAAGTGAAAAATATAACGGTGCATTACATATTCAAAAAATTCCCAGACAATAATGCCTACGGCAAAGCGCCAAAGACAGCCGAGCCAGTTATGTGAATATTGGTATGTTACATAGAGAGCCAGACACTCACCTATGATGCAAAATGTTAAAAAAGTTCTAAAAGAAATGAGGGTAAACGCTTCCATCCAATCTCGTTTAAAGATTCGTATGGGAGGGGCTTTGCCTGAGATCTTTTTGTAACGCGAAATCTGTTCGTGTTTAGCTGGCTTTGAAGGAAAATCTGTCATGAACATCCGGCTAAAAGAAATCGTGGATCACAAATGATTTTGAGAATAGCATAATATATCAAATATATTTATGTATAAATTTTATAAAGAAGACTTCTGTCATAAATGTGGTTTTTTTTCGTACAAAAAGATATTTAATCGCCCAAATTTAAGCCCTAATTTATTAAAGTTTCCTTAAATAACTTTCTTATATGACTCAAAAGAAAGTTTACAATATAGAGCTGCAACGTAAAGGAGACCTTGGCGCCAATGTTATTGCAAAGCATCTCTCATGATAAACTGGCCCTTTTAATTTTGGTCATTGGGGCCTTGATTTTGGGAGAAATAATAGATTTCTTTGCAAAACCGCGGCTAGGGTTTCGCTCTATTCGTAAGCTGGCATTGCGCTTCTTACCTCTTTTGTTACTGAGTAGCCTCTTGCTTGT comes from Aristophania vespae and encodes:
- a CDS encoding outer membrane protein assembly factor BamE — translated: MKTIKLSFFMTSLLLLGACSSSGNVSIRKETSATIDTKVVDGTTTKDQVRKLFGDPKETSFTDSGHELWKYTFEREQIDATNLIPYYGAFSNGTHGKKKTLTIIFDGDKVWHHVLSESKVQKHSGIFG
- a CDS encoding sterol desaturase family protein → MTDFPSKPAKHEQISRYKKISGKAPPIRIFKRDWMEAFTLISFRTFLTFCIIGECLALYVTYQYSHNWLGCLWRFAVGIIVWEFFEYVMHRYIFHFKSNNPYLQKMVYIFHGNHHIQPNHPLRTIMPLIVTLPVGIIIWSVSIWCGGAGFGSAFFAGFFLGYALYDTIHYATHNFRMKSFPLSWLKKHHLLHHYMTEEHNYAISLPWLDVIFRTLYHPKHRK